The following proteins come from a genomic window of Sorghum bicolor cultivar BTx623 chromosome 3, Sorghum_bicolor_NCBIv3, whole genome shotgun sequence:
- the LOC110433929 gene encoding forkhead box protein C1-like, giving the protein MPPRPYVPSAQLVLRLVFMIYYRACRIGVPFDNEHIRDSLLNALRNLLGESRGAGAPVEAGRRRRRRGRRASAPVAPVDPVMGLPANWSPGQEEASVQHLPWCPFQGTAPGPSSWVPVALAAMNPEAGLSSSAAPPGFTDTMAAPSSSAAAPSANEAATAAGSPLANGTLPNGLATPRPLATIAARRAAPPLRLFSRDAGDVVDPALQAPPPPQPTTPPAVNVADQVVSPTLCRTWISVPHGESARAQASPRANGRVRALENGHASPGMSGGGGASSSAEGRAPPSA; this is encoded by the coding sequence ATGCCTCCACGGCCGTACGTACCGTCTGCACAACTCGTTCTTCGCCTCGTCTTCATGATCTACTACCGCGCCTGCCGCATCGGGGTGCCGTTCGACAACGAACACATCCGGGACTCCCTCCTCAACGCACTGCGGAATCTCCTCGGAGAGAGCCGCGGCGCTGGTGCTCCGGTGGAGGCcggacgtcgtcgtcgtcgacgcggGCGTCGTGCTTCCGCTCCAGTGGCACCGGTTGACCCAGTGATGGGTTTGCCGGCGAACTGGAGTCCTGGACAGGAGGAGGCGTCCGTCCAGCACCTCCCCTGGTGCCCGTTCCAGGGCACGGCGCCGGGACCGTCCTCCTGGGTGCCAGTGGCGCTAGCCGCCATGAacccagaggccggtctatcgTCTTCGGCCGCACCGCCTGGCTTCACCGACACCATGGCAGCGCCTTCGTCTTCGGCTGCGGCTCCTTCCGCGAACGAGGCGGCTACTGCAGCCGGTTCCCCGTTGGCGAACGGAACCTTGCCGAACGGATTGGCAACTCCTCGGCCGCTCGCGACCATCGCAGCGCGCCGGGCCGCACCTCCGCTCCGCCTCTTCTCCAGGGATGCCGGCGACGTCGTCGATCCGGCACTGCAGGCCCCACCACCACCGCAACCAACGACACCTCCGGCTGTCAACGTCGCCGACCAGGTGGTGAGCCCGACGCTCTGCCGAACCTGGATCTCCGTGCCGCACGGCGAGTCCGCACGCGCGCAGGCTAGCCCTCGCGCGAACGGCCGCGTGCGTGCATTGGAGAACGGCCACGCTAGCCCAGGcatgagcggcggcggcggcgcttctTCCTCCGCGGAGGGGCGCGCCCCTCCCTCTGCTTGA